Proteins encoded in a region of the Patescibacteria group bacterium genome:
- a CDS encoding rod shape-determining protein MreC: MTVSHKLLVISAVLLLTGGLFPFTYLNSISHRFMFPVQVGIHTLSINAMDEVVFLKKIRGVKEELFELYKIKEQKISLSAQVVELELENKTLKNQLGFSENIGRKMVMASVTGAGFGSSASLVLNAGEILGVKVGNAVLYENYLIGIISFVSPNSSTVKLLNDPDAKVLVLSQNSRAKGIVVGNYGTTALMKNILINESIDLGDMVVTSGEDLLIPKGLVIGRVTKINFKEEEILKSAEVELGVNPRKLEMVFVMG, from the coding sequence ATGACAGTCAGCCACAAACTACTCGTAATTAGCGCGGTTCTTTTATTAACGGGTGGTTTGTTTCCTTTTACATATTTAAACAGCATTTCTCATAGATTTATGTTTCCCGTACAGGTTGGTATTCACACTTTGTCAATTAATGCTATGGATGAGGTGGTGTTTTTAAAAAAGATAAGAGGTGTAAAAGAAGAACTTTTTGAGCTTTACAAAATAAAAGAGCAAAAAATTTCTTTGTCGGCGCAGGTTGTTGAGTTGGAGTTGGAAAATAAAACCTTAAAAAATCAACTGGGTTTTTCTGAAAATATTGGGCGGAAAATGGTAATGGCTTCCGTAACCGGGGCGGGTTTTGGTTCAAGCGCCTCGCTAGTTTTAAATGCGGGGGAGATTTTGGGGGTTAAAGTGGGGAACGCCGTTTTATATGAAAATTATTTAATAGGCATAATAAGTTTTGTTTCTCCCAATTCTTCCACGGTTAAATTATTGAACGACCCGGATGCGAAAGTGTTGGTCTTGTCGCAGAATAGCAGGGCAAAAGGTATTGTTGTTGGAAATTATGGCACCACTGCTCTTATGAAGAATATTTTAATAAACGAGTCCATTGATTTAGGCGATATGGTTGTAACTTCAGGTGAAGACCTTTTAATTCCTAAAGGACTTGTTATAGGCAGAGTTACGAAAATAAATTTTAAAGAAGAAGAAATTTTAAAGTCGGCGGAGGTAGAGTTGGGGGTTAACCCGCGCAAATTGGAAATGGTGTTTGTGATGGGGGA
- a CDS encoding rod shape-determining protein translates to MFLDYFFNKFSYDLGIDLGTSNTIVLAVGKGIIINEPTVVAINKKTKDILAIGVDAKKMLGKTPDTIEVIRPLKAGVVSDFDIAHKMLSYFLNKSRKFYKGSFAFAKPRVLLGVPSGITEVERRAVSDAAKTAGARTAFLVEEPIASSVGAGLEVTKPFGILIVDIGGGTTEIAVISLGGIVVGKSIKNAGDQLDSAIVSFAREEFNLVVGEKTAEECKIAIGNVLPDAESAKLTFSLRGRDVKTGLPKTLQVNGAEIKSAISSPINSLIVAIKDTIEDTPPELIPDIIKQGITLSGGGSLVKGLEVLISKQTEIKVKLADDPMSCVAKGCAKILETSELFNSIKLL, encoded by the coding sequence ATGTTCCTAGACTACTTTTTTAACAAATTTTCTTACGATTTGGGAATAGACCTTGGCACTTCCAATACCATTGTTTTAGCGGTAGGGAAGGGGATTATAATAAACGAGCCAACGGTTGTGGCTATAAATAAAAAAACTAAAGATATCTTGGCAATAGGAGTGGACGCCAAAAAAATGCTTGGAAAAACCCCCGACACAATTGAGGTAATCCGCCCTTTAAAAGCGGGGGTAGTGAGCGATTTTGATATTGCCCATAAGATGCTTTCCTATTTTTTGAATAAATCAAGGAAGTTTTATAAAGGCTCGTTTGCGTTTGCGAAACCTCGTGTTTTATTAGGAGTCCCGTCGGGCATTACCGAGGTGGAACGAAGAGCGGTTTCGGACGCGGCAAAAACCGCCGGCGCCAGAACTGCTTTTTTGGTGGAAGAACCTATTGCGTCTTCTGTGGGCGCGGGGCTTGAAGTTACCAAACCTTTTGGGATTTTAATAGTGGACATTGGCGGAGGAACTACCGAGATAGCGGTAATTTCTTTGGGCGGGATAGTGGTTGGAAAATCTATAAAAAACGCCGGCGACCAGTTAGACTCCGCAATTGTAAGTTTTGCCAGAGAAGAATTTAATTTAGTGGTGGGAGAAAAAACTGCCGAGGAGTGTAAAATTGCTATAGGCAATGTTTTGCCCGATGCCGAATCCGCAAAACTAACCTTTTCTTTGCGCGGACGAGATGTAAAAACGGGGCTTCCTAAAACTTTGCAAGTAAATGGCGCCGAAATTAAATCAGCAATATCCAGTCCTATTAACTCACTCATTGTCGCAATAAAAGACACTATTGAAGACACTCCCCCAGAACTTATTCCTGATATTATAAAGCAGGGGATTACTTTAAGCGGGGGTGGTTCGCTTGTTAAAGGTTTAGAGGTTTTAATTTCTAAACAAACTGAAATTAAAGTAAAGCTTGCGGATGACCCGATGAGTTGTGTTGCCAAGGGGTGCGCTAAAATTTTAGAAACCTCTGAATTATTTAATTCCATCAAATTATTATGA